The following are encoded in a window of Bdellovibrio svalbardensis genomic DNA:
- a CDS encoding transglycosylase SLT domain-containing protein codes for MQKTTFKIILVIAALVTFKANNAWSFGQRLPALDTSTSTPTPAPSPVPPSSGTGGTTLEVAPLWEAKISGSKTWTDHVNNELDRLGKNLLDVIPADKNTFCPKYDKLSYAQRKQYWAFLISSMVKFESNFNTNTSYTESFADSNGNRVVSRGLLQISIESGNAYGCGFKTTKDLHDPLQNLSCGIRILDRWIGRDGRIAGNVGGWKGGSRYWSVLRTSNSTPYNSIVNGSKNLAMCK; via the coding sequence ATGCAAAAAACTACTTTCAAAATAATTTTGGTAATCGCGGCTCTTGTCACTTTCAAAGCAAACAACGCGTGGTCGTTCGGCCAAAGACTGCCGGCTTTGGATACGTCGACCTCAACGCCCACTCCAGCACCATCACCAGTCCCTCCATCGTCGGGAACAGGTGGCACGACATTGGAGGTAGCGCCGTTGTGGGAGGCAAAGATTTCCGGAAGCAAAACTTGGACAGATCATGTGAACAATGAGCTCGATAGACTTGGAAAAAATCTTTTGGATGTGATTCCGGCAGATAAAAACACCTTCTGTCCCAAGTACGACAAGTTGTCTTATGCCCAACGTAAACAGTATTGGGCCTTCTTGATTTCTTCGATGGTGAAGTTTGAAAGCAACTTTAATACGAACACTTCATACACAGAGAGTTTTGCTGACAGTAATGGCAATCGTGTTGTGAGCCGTGGCTTGCTGCAAATCTCAATTGAAAGCGGAAATGCCTATGGGTGCGGATTTAAAACAACCAAAGATCTGCACGATCCTCTACAAAACTTAAGTTGCGGTATCAGAATTTTGGATCGTTGGATTGGCCGGGACGGCCGGATCGCAGGAAATGTCGGAGGCTGGAAAGGCGGATCCAGATACTGGTCGGTTCTTCGCACCAGCAACTCAACCCCATACAACTCGATTGTGAACGGCAGTAAAAACTTAGCAATGTGCAAATAA
- a CDS encoding S41 family peptidase gives MQSLKRYWKTYILGFILILTIFIMAETGFQVPAFAQERYADLQNFSKVLNLIQQYYVEEVDTKKLVYGAIKGMLRELDPHTNFMPPEIFKDFETETSGEFGGLGIEISIQNGILTIISPIEDAPAWEAGIKAGDKVVGVDGTSTKGMSLVEASQLMRGKKGSKVVLRVVREGEDKPRDITVTRGSVKIKSVKYTDMGDGFAYVRITSFIENTSKDLEKILETHAKNNKGKISGLLIDMRRNPGGLLDQAIKVSDMFLKEGVIVSTIGRNKAEKEVASATKKGKYTDVPLVILVNEYTASASEIVSGALQDNKRALITGQRTFGKGSVQSVIKLGDGSGLKLTVARYYTPSGVSIQAEGIHPDIEIDDVDVEAFAKSVVKGQTTREGDIAGHLKGDKERAAEKLDLKKATEEGAMAWWKDLGSKKEEKLSPRDKLLKSDYQAYQAFSYLKAWNTMKGLTR, from the coding sequence ATGCAATCACTGAAACGCTATTGGAAAACCTATATCTTGGGATTTATTTTAATCCTGACGATCTTCATCATGGCAGAAACAGGTTTTCAAGTCCCTGCATTCGCTCAAGAAAGATACGCAGATCTTCAAAATTTCAGTAAGGTTCTAAACCTCATCCAACAATACTACGTTGAAGAAGTAGACACGAAAAAACTTGTCTATGGAGCCATCAAGGGGATGTTGCGCGAGCTGGATCCACATACCAATTTCATGCCTCCGGAAATCTTTAAAGACTTCGAAACTGAAACGAGCGGAGAATTTGGTGGTTTGGGGATTGAGATCTCCATTCAAAACGGCATTCTGACTATTATTTCTCCAATTGAAGACGCTCCAGCCTGGGAAGCGGGAATCAAGGCGGGCGATAAGGTTGTCGGCGTTGACGGAACGAGCACTAAAGGCATGAGCCTGGTTGAAGCCTCTCAATTGATGCGCGGTAAAAAAGGCAGCAAAGTTGTTCTGCGAGTCGTGCGTGAAGGCGAGGATAAGCCTCGGGATATCACCGTCACTCGTGGCAGCGTGAAAATCAAATCAGTTAAATACACAGACATGGGCGACGGTTTTGCTTATGTCAGAATCACAAGCTTCATTGAGAACACATCGAAAGATCTTGAGAAGATCTTGGAAACTCATGCGAAGAATAACAAAGGGAAAATCTCTGGTTTGTTGATTGATATGAGAAGAAACCCAGGCGGTTTGTTGGATCAGGCAATCAAAGTCAGTGATATGTTCCTTAAAGAAGGTGTGATCGTCAGCACGATCGGTCGTAACAAGGCTGAAAAAGAAGTGGCTTCTGCGACTAAAAAAGGAAAATACACAGATGTTCCTTTGGTGATCTTGGTAAATGAATACACCGCGAGTGCTTCGGAAATTGTTTCCGGTGCTCTTCAAGATAACAAACGCGCTTTGATCACCGGTCAACGCACGTTCGGTAAAGGCTCTGTTCAGTCAGTTATTAAATTGGGTGATGGCAGTGGTTTAAAACTGACCGTTGCTCGCTACTACACACCAAGTGGCGTTTCGATTCAGGCGGAAGGTATCCATCCTGATATCGAGATCGATGATGTGGATGTCGAAGCATTTGCGAAGTCCGTCGTGAAAGGACAGACCACTCGTGAGGGCGATATCGCGGGTCACTTGAAGGGTGATAAAGAAAGAGCCGCTGAAAAATTGGATCTTAAAAAAGCCACAGAAGAAGGCGCAATGGCTTGGTGGAAGGATTTGGGCTCAAAAAAAGAAGAAAAGCTGTCGCCTCGCGACAAACTTCTGAAGTCAGATTATCAAGCATATCAAGCATTTAGCTATTTGAAGGCGTGGAACACCATGAAGGGTTTGACGCGCTAG
- a CDS encoding ArsA-related P-loop ATPase produces MKQQIHFVTGKGGVGKSVLAAALALKLSQSGNRVLLVELGDQSFYRDFFDLPQVEFHPTQVKQNLSVALWSGDTCLREYAQYLIKVESLAKLFFDNAVMRAFINVAPALPELAILGKITSGPRKHGPALPFDCIVVDAFATGHFKALLEAPKGMAQAVQFGPMGEQSRNIDKVIRDKEICHYHIVTLPEELPLKEATELSQDLKSEFDIEAEIILNKMLAVPVSVSAIDEAAKEPEEGLRDFALYLQQHLHRQSEMVKNAQGLTKDLKSVPLFFETQPWKLVELIGEKL; encoded by the coding sequence ATGAAGCAACAGATTCACTTTGTGACGGGAAAAGGTGGGGTTGGAAAGTCGGTTCTGGCCGCTGCCCTGGCTTTAAAATTGAGCCAATCGGGAAATCGGGTCCTTCTGGTGGAGCTCGGTGACCAGAGCTTTTATCGCGATTTCTTCGATTTGCCACAAGTTGAGTTCCATCCGACCCAAGTTAAGCAAAATCTTTCAGTGGCTTTGTGGTCCGGAGACACCTGTCTTCGCGAATATGCCCAATATTTAATAAAGGTGGAGAGTCTGGCAAAGCTCTTCTTCGATAATGCCGTCATGCGTGCGTTTATCAATGTGGCGCCGGCCCTGCCGGAGCTCGCAATTCTAGGTAAAATCACCAGTGGCCCCCGCAAGCATGGTCCGGCACTCCCGTTTGATTGCATTGTGGTGGACGCCTTCGCAACAGGACATTTCAAGGCGCTGCTGGAGGCCCCGAAAGGGATGGCACAAGCCGTTCAATTTGGCCCGATGGGAGAACAAAGTCGCAATATCGACAAGGTGATTCGCGACAAAGAGATTTGCCATTACCACATCGTGACTTTGCCAGAAGAACTTCCGCTTAAAGAGGCGACGGAATTGTCGCAAGATCTCAAGTCAGAGTTCGACATTGAAGCAGAGATCATCCTTAACAAGATGTTGGCGGTGCCGGTTTCAGTAAGCGCTATTGACGAGGCTGCGAAAGAACCAGAAGAGGGTCTTCGTGATTTTGCTTTGTATCTTCAGCAGCATCTTCATCGACAAAGTGAAATGGTGAAGAATGCTCAAGGACTCACGAAAGATTTGAAATCTGTGCCACTCTTTTTTGAAACTCAGCCGTGGAAGCTTGTTGAGTTGATCGGAGAGAAACTCTGA
- the tig gene encoding trigger factor, with the protein MKSNVEKVSNLSRKISIEIPAAVVQSSFNKVFNGIQKDVTIKGFRKGKAPLNTIKSMYGDRVKQDVVQDLVQKHYAEALQEHKLEPISYPEFEFADPTEDKDFSFTAAFDVRPEINLKKYEGLEVEKEAYSFDPKKVDQVLENIRASRATFEDLKEERAAKAGDIAVIDFVGYVGGKELENGAGTNHHLDLGAKQFIDGFEDGIVGMKKGETKTLSLKFPDPYHSADLAGKPVEFKVTVNNIQVKVLPELTDDFLKSLGGPDNLADLKKTIQEDLEQGDKKKIEDAFKNRLLKTLVKENPVEVPPSLLKEQKASLVEDFKKRMSEQGMGEADFASYVEKWDGDFAKTATEMIQSSFLVDAIAKKHDLFAKKEDLDAKFAEYAQQTGIEVSRIKEFYGRPDQASRLTYQITEEKVINFLNKTVKVKEVPAGSLKDEAN; encoded by the coding sequence ATGAAATCAAATGTAGAAAAGGTTTCTAACCTTTCCAGAAAAATCAGCATCGAAATTCCAGCTGCTGTAGTTCAATCATCTTTCAATAAGGTGTTTAACGGCATCCAAAAAGACGTAACAATCAAAGGCTTCCGTAAAGGTAAAGCTCCTTTGAACACAATCAAAAGCATGTACGGCGATCGCGTAAAACAAGACGTCGTTCAAGACTTGGTTCAAAAGCACTACGCAGAAGCTTTGCAAGAACACAAACTTGAGCCAATCAGCTACCCTGAGTTTGAATTTGCAGATCCAACTGAAGACAAAGACTTCTCTTTCACGGCAGCTTTCGATGTTCGCCCTGAAATCAATTTGAAAAAATACGAAGGTCTTGAAGTAGAAAAAGAAGCTTACTCTTTCGACCCTAAAAAAGTTGATCAAGTTCTTGAGAACATCCGTGCATCACGCGCGACTTTTGAAGATCTTAAAGAAGAGCGCGCTGCTAAAGCTGGCGATATCGCAGTTATCGATTTCGTTGGTTATGTTGGCGGTAAAGAACTTGAAAACGGTGCGGGCACTAACCACCACCTTGATCTTGGCGCAAAACAATTCATCGACGGTTTCGAAGATGGCATCGTAGGAATGAAAAAAGGCGAAACTAAAACTTTGTCTTTGAAATTCCCAGATCCATACCACTCTGCGGACCTTGCTGGTAAACCAGTTGAGTTCAAAGTGACTGTTAACAACATCCAAGTAAAAGTTTTGCCTGAGTTGACTGATGATTTCTTGAAATCACTTGGTGGACCAGACAACTTGGCTGATTTGAAAAAAACAATCCAAGAAGACCTTGAACAAGGCGACAAGAAAAAAATCGAAGACGCTTTCAAAAACCGTCTTTTGAAAACTCTTGTAAAAGAAAACCCAGTCGAAGTTCCACCTTCTTTGTTGAAAGAACAAAAAGCTTCATTGGTAGAAGACTTCAAAAAACGTATGTCTGAACAAGGCATGGGCGAAGCTGATTTCGCTTCTTACGTTGAAAAATGGGATGGCGATTTCGCTAAAACTGCGACTGAGATGATCCAATCTTCATTCTTGGTTGATGCTATTGCGAAAAAACATGATCTTTTTGCGAAGAAAGAAGACCTTGATGCTAAATTTGCTGAGTACGCTCAACAAACTGGTATTGAAGTTTCTCGTATCAAAGAATTCTACGGTCGCCCAGACCAAGCTAGCCGTCTGACTTATCAAATCACAGAAGAGAAAGTGATCAACTTCCTCAACAAAACTGTGAAAGTAAAAGAAGTGCCAGCTGGCTCTTTGAAAGACGAAGCTAACTAA
- a CDS encoding transposase, whose amino-acid sequence MSHPRYFLFIVGITLASTFRMPRKPLLYTDEHPYHIMARSNNKEWFYLPIIECWKIFSRHLFFAQKKFGFKVYLFVLMDNHYHLIGSCSSKHNLGEVMAWLQKSVSREINKQAQRTNHIFGGPYKACLIRHPEHFSAVFKYVARNPVEAGITSSVELYSYSTLNTSLIPTTERDEWFADIPVASNDLRDWLNQSFQQETRLIIQQNLKKTVFEPLNRSNRRQCSF is encoded by the coding sequence GTGTCGCATCCGCGTTATTTCCTCTTCATCGTCGGCATTACATTAGCAAGTACGTTCAGAATGCCTAGAAAACCATTGCTATATACCGATGAACATCCCTATCACATCATGGCCCGCTCCAATAACAAGGAGTGGTTTTATCTCCCCATTATCGAATGCTGGAAAATTTTTTCTAGGCATTTATTTTTCGCTCAAAAAAAATTTGGTTTTAAAGTTTATCTCTTTGTTTTAATGGACAACCACTACCACTTAATCGGAAGTTGCTCATCAAAGCACAACCTCGGCGAAGTCATGGCTTGGCTTCAAAAATCTGTAAGCCGAGAAATTAACAAGCAAGCCCAAAGAACGAATCATATTTTCGGAGGCCCTTACAAAGCTTGCCTCATCAGACACCCAGAACATTTTTCTGCCGTGTTTAAATATGTCGCCAGAAATCCAGTGGAAGCTGGCATCACGAGTTCGGTCGAGCTTTACAGTTACTCAACCCTAAACACTTCACTAATACCCACCACCGAACGAGACGAATGGTTCGCTGATATTCCTGTAGCCTCAAATGATTTAAGAGATTGGCTTAATCAAAGCTTCCAACAAGAAACACGTCTTATTATTCAACAAAACTTGAAAAAGACAGTCTTCGAACCTCTGAATAGAAGCAATCGGCGGCAATGCTCTTTTTGA